A region from the Candidatus Electrothrix scaldis genome encodes:
- a CDS encoding integration host factor subunit alpha, whose amino-acid sequence MSESNGTKGNVTRKELAIAINKELDLSQRNSAELVDTIFASMKETLVSGESLKLVQFGTLTVRDKSPRRGRNPRTGESMTITKRKMVSFRPSKRLRELLNQ is encoded by the coding sequence ATGAGCGAATCCAACGGAACAAAGGGCAATGTCACCCGAAAAGAGCTGGCTATTGCAATTAACAAGGAGCTTGACCTGTCACAGCGTAATTCTGCTGAGCTGGTTGATACGATCTTTGCCTCTATGAAAGAGACCCTGGTCAGCGGAGAATCGCTGAAGCTGGTTCAGTTTGGTACCCTGACCGTGCGGGATAAATCTCCGCGTCGTGGACGCAATCCTCGCACCGGTGAGTCCATGACGATCACCAAACGGAAGATGGTTTCATTCCGACCCTCTAAGCGCCTGCGTGAGCTGCTGAATCAGTAA
- a CDS encoding phosphatidate cytidylyltransferase, with amino-acid sequence MNQRLVPGILMVMLWVFLLFLTPPFMFWCALTLGATIALHEYFRMINKTPGTVLHLLSVLTCLIPVLAAADGRPAEVLVGGYLALLGLVALTIFFYTRFADPLAFLVHSGFSVFYIAYSASFLVLLRFLPSGNSWLLLLTAVTAGSDTGAYYSGRAFGKKKLCPSISPAKTINGAIGGVLTAMVAATLLGALLLPEVGSLQLAFAAVLLSLVSIGGDLAESIIKRGTGIKDSGTLLRAHGGLLDRIDSLLLTAPLLYLLLLSGVLS; translated from the coding sequence ATGAATCAACGCCTGGTCCCCGGAATACTCATGGTTATGCTGTGGGTCTTTCTTCTGTTTTTGACCCCTCCTTTCATGTTTTGGTGTGCTCTCACTCTTGGTGCGACCATTGCCCTGCATGAGTATTTTCGGATGATAAATAAAACCCCTGGTACAGTCCTGCACCTTCTTTCTGTGCTGACTTGCCTGATTCCGGTCCTGGCTGCGGCTGATGGCCGACCGGCAGAGGTCCTGGTCGGAGGATATCTTGCCCTGCTTGGTTTGGTTGCCCTGACCATCTTTTTCTATACCCGTTTTGCTGATCCCCTGGCTTTTCTTGTTCATTCCGGTTTTTCGGTTTTCTACATAGCCTACAGTGCCTCCTTTCTGGTCCTGCTTCGTTTTCTTCCCTCTGGAAATTCCTGGCTGCTGCTCCTGACAGCGGTGACTGCCGGTTCTGATACCGGGGCCTATTACAGTGGTCGCGCCTTTGGAAAAAAGAAGCTCTGTCCCAGTATCAGCCCGGCCAAGACAATTAACGGAGCCATTGGTGGTGTTCTGACGGCTATGGTGGCAGCAACTCTTTTGGGCGCCTTGCTGCTGCCTGAGGTGGGGAGTTTGCAGCTGGCCTTTGCGGCTGTCCTGCTTTCCCTTGTCAGTATCGGCGGTGACTTGGCTGAATCCATCATCAAGCGCGGCACAGGGATCAAGGATTCCGGCACCCTGCTTCGAGCGCATGGCGGACTGCTGGATCGAATTGACAGTTTGCTGCTCACTGCCCCTCTCCTCTACCTCCTGCTTCTTTCTGGAGTGCTTTCATGA
- the pheS gene encoding phenylalanine--tRNA ligase subunit alpha, with protein MENRLQSLKSEAVEALSAINGQQSLEEFRVKFLGRKGLLSSVMKEMSQAPKEDRPRLGQLANTVKKEVEALFLEKKEEIAAGVQVHATQSADLSLPGRFFPFGKLHPVTQVMEEICSVFEGMGFAVAEGPDVETDYYNFEALNIPKHHPARDMHDTFYVSDSLLLRTHTSPMQARIMEKQEPPLRYIAPGKVYRCDSDITHTPMFHQVEGFLVDRSVSFADLKGVLTTFTRRIFKGDLPLRFRPSFFPFTEPSAEVDIACVICKGAGCRVCKRTGWLEILGAGLIDPEVMKMVGYDPDEFSGFAFGLGVERIAMLKYGIDDIRLYYENDLRFLQQF; from the coding sequence ATGGAAAACAGACTGCAAAGCCTGAAAAGCGAAGCTGTTGAGGCTTTGTCTGCCATTAATGGGCAGCAGAGCCTCGAAGAGTTTCGGGTGAAATTTCTTGGGAGAAAAGGGCTTCTTTCATCGGTGATGAAGGAAATGAGTCAGGCTCCCAAGGAAGACCGCCCCCGTCTAGGCCAGCTTGCCAATACTGTGAAGAAAGAGGTGGAAGCCCTCTTTCTTGAGAAAAAGGAAGAAATTGCTGCCGGAGTGCAGGTACATGCAACGCAGAGTGCTGACCTCAGTTTACCTGGTCGTTTTTTTCCTTTTGGCAAACTCCACCCTGTCACCCAGGTGATGGAGGAGATCTGCTCTGTTTTTGAGGGGATGGGCTTTGCAGTTGCTGAAGGGCCGGATGTTGAAACGGATTATTACAATTTCGAGGCCCTGAATATTCCCAAGCATCATCCTGCCAGGGATATGCATGACACCTTTTATGTGTCAGATTCACTTCTTTTACGGACCCATACCTCGCCCATGCAGGCCAGGATCATGGAAAAGCAGGAACCCCCTCTGCGCTATATCGCGCCGGGCAAGGTGTACCGTTGTGATTCCGATATCACCCATACACCTATGTTTCATCAGGTGGAGGGTTTTCTCGTAGACCGTTCTGTCTCCTTTGCGGATCTGAAAGGGGTACTGACAACGTTTACCCGTCGTATTTTCAAAGGGGATCTGCCCCTGCGCTTCCGTCCGAGTTTTTTCCCCTTTACTGAGCCCAGTGCTGAGGTGGATATCGCCTGTGTTATCTGCAAAGGCGCTGGCTGCCGGGTTTGTAAGCGGACTGGATGGTTGGAAATACTTGGAGCGGGCCTCATTGATCCGGAGGTTATGAAGATGGTCGGTTATGATCCTGACGAATTTTCCGGCTTTGCCTTCGGTCTTGGTGTAGAGCGTATTGCTATGCTCAAGTACGGTATTGATGATATTCGCCTCTATTACGAAAACGACCTGCGTTTTCTCCAGCAATTCTGA
- the rpmI gene encoding 50S ribosomal protein L35, whose amino-acid sequence MPKMKTNRGAAKRFKATGSGKIRRSKAFTSHILTSKSTKRKRNLRQSGLIDAADTKAVKRMLPYL is encoded by the coding sequence ATGCCAAAGATGAAAACCAACCGGGGGGCGGCCAAACGTTTTAAGGCAACCGGTTCCGGTAAGATTCGGAGAAGTAAGGCCTTTACCTCACACATTTTGACGAGCAAATCAACCAAACGGAAACGCAATCTCCGCCAGAGCGGTCTGATTGACGCAGCTGATACCAAGGCCGTTAAGCGTATGCTGCCTTACCTCTAA
- the pheT gene encoding phenylalanine--tRNA ligase subunit beta, whose product MKFTLSWLGNYISLDGLAADRLADRLTMLGLEVDAVEELYVGLDAIQTAKVLSVTKHPNADRLSLCEVEIGEETVPIVCGASNVRPGLITAIARPGVKLPGGMKIKKAKVRGEVSMGMLCSWRELGIGEEHAGIIELDSSLASGQSLAEVLGLSDTMIEIDLTPNRPDCTAVLGIAREVAGFTEQKVSRPVTSLPELGETSAEFTVKIAEPELCPRYAARKLTNVTIQPSPWWLQRQLLAVGMRPINNIVDITNFVMLEYGQPLHAFDFQQLAGKTIEVRCPRADESTFITLDDTERKLEPNMLMICDADKPVAVAGVMGGLHSEVTGETTEILLESACFDPISVRRTARKLNLSTEASYRFERGINPDGVTEAMERAVQLICELGGAQVEDGVDLYPGKKELLQLDLRIERVNSLLGITLTGQEIADYLCGIDFAVAEKDSTVLAVTVPPFRVDIEREVDLVEELARLVGYNEIPTTLPDISMDYPQRDGLRALRQEAASVLIGSGFYEAINYSFVAEKHADMLGLHADDPRRNCVPLLNPLSEDQAVMRTMLLPGILENIRRNINFQQTDIRLFEIGKVFTYLDSKEQPSERYQLSAVVSGARYPAASPLYFSDEHADIYDIKGAVQRLLQVLRLQGKSGNISFLPLEGEGAPYADAGCSLRIMDGEEQLGLVGKLSKAAAKAFSIKQDVFFAELELAALMDLSVFEKTFTPLPRYPSVKRDIALLVPENVAAGDLLHEIRSHEKQHVVYADIFDVYSGKPIEEGMKSVALTVTYRSDERTLDDATVDGFHEKIVNALMSRFGGRYREGKG is encoded by the coding sequence ATGAAATTCACCCTCAGCTGGCTTGGTAATTATATTTCTCTTGATGGTCTGGCCGCTGATCGCCTGGCGGATCGCCTCACTATGCTCGGCCTGGAAGTTGATGCGGTTGAGGAACTCTATGTCGGTCTTGATGCCATTCAGACGGCAAAAGTCCTTTCCGTCACCAAACACCCCAATGCTGACCGTCTCAGCCTCTGCGAGGTGGAGATCGGTGAGGAAACAGTGCCCATCGTTTGTGGCGCCTCCAATGTGCGGCCCGGCCTGATAACTGCTATTGCCCGCCCTGGTGTCAAGTTACCCGGCGGAATGAAAATCAAAAAGGCCAAGGTACGGGGTGAGGTCTCAATGGGGATGCTCTGTTCCTGGCGGGAATTGGGCATAGGTGAGGAACACGCAGGTATTATTGAGCTGGATTCTTCACTGGCTTCAGGACAGTCTCTGGCCGAGGTGCTGGGACTTTCTGATACCATGATTGAGATTGATCTCACCCCTAATCGTCCGGACTGCACCGCAGTGCTTGGTATAGCCCGTGAGGTTGCCGGTTTCACTGAGCAAAAGGTCAGCCGTCCGGTCACATCATTGCCGGAACTTGGCGAGACAAGCGCTGAGTTCACCGTCAAGATCGCTGAGCCGGAGCTCTGCCCCCGTTATGCAGCCCGCAAATTGACCAATGTAACAATTCAACCCTCACCCTGGTGGTTGCAACGTCAGCTTCTGGCTGTGGGTATGCGTCCGATCAATAATATCGTTGATATTACCAACTTCGTGATGCTGGAATACGGACAACCGCTCCATGCCTTTGATTTTCAGCAACTTGCAGGAAAGACCATCGAGGTACGTTGTCCACGAGCGGACGAAAGCACCTTTATCACCCTGGATGATACAGAGCGCAAGCTTGAGCCGAATATGCTCATGATTTGCGATGCTGACAAGCCTGTTGCCGTAGCCGGTGTTATGGGTGGTTTGCACTCCGAGGTGACAGGGGAGACCACAGAGATCCTCCTGGAATCTGCCTGCTTTGATCCTATTTCCGTGCGTCGTACAGCGCGTAAGCTTAATCTTTCCACAGAGGCCTCCTACCGCTTTGAGCGAGGGATCAATCCTGATGGTGTGACCGAGGCAATGGAGCGAGCTGTGCAGCTTATCTGTGAGCTTGGTGGTGCCCAGGTCGAGGATGGCGTGGATCTCTATCCAGGAAAAAAGGAGCTCCTGCAATTGGACTTGCGGATTGAGCGCGTGAATTCCCTGCTCGGCATCACGTTGACTGGGCAGGAGATTGCCGACTACCTGTGCGGTATCGATTTTGCGGTGGCAGAAAAAGACAGTACTGTTCTTGCTGTTACTGTACCGCCTTTCCGGGTGGACATAGAGCGAGAGGTCGACTTGGTCGAGGAACTGGCCCGTCTGGTAGGTTATAATGAAATTCCGACGACTCTCCCGGATATTTCTATGGACTATCCTCAACGGGACGGTCTGCGCGCACTCCGGCAGGAGGCTGCTTCGGTTCTTATCGGATCTGGTTTTTATGAGGCGATCAATTACTCCTTTGTTGCAGAAAAGCATGCTGATATGCTGGGACTCCATGCTGATGATCCCCGCCGGAACTGTGTGCCTCTCCTCAATCCTCTGAGTGAAGATCAGGCCGTGATGCGAACCATGTTGCTGCCTGGTATCCTGGAGAATATTCGTCGTAATATTAATTTTCAACAAACAGATATTCGTCTTTTTGAGATCGGCAAGGTCTTTACCTACCTGGACAGCAAAGAGCAACCGAGCGAGCGCTACCAACTCTCCGCTGTTGTCAGCGGGGCCCGTTATCCGGCAGCGTCTCCTTTGTATTTTTCTGATGAGCATGCGGATATCTATGATATAAAAGGAGCTGTGCAGCGCCTATTGCAGGTTCTGCGTCTCCAGGGGAAATCAGGGAATATCAGCTTTTTGCCGCTGGAAGGGGAGGGTGCTCCCTATGCTGATGCTGGCTGCTCTCTGCGGATTATGGATGGTGAGGAGCAACTGGGACTGGTCGGTAAGCTGAGCAAAGCTGCGGCAAAGGCATTTTCTATTAAACAGGATGTCTTTTTTGCCGAGCTTGAGCTGGCTGCCCTCATGGATCTTTCGGTTTTTGAAAAAACTTTTACTCCTCTGCCGCGTTACCCCTCAGTAAAGCGTGATATTGCCTTGCTGGTACCGGAAAACGTGGCCGCTGGAGATTTGCTGCATGAAATACGTTCCCATGAAAAGCAGCATGTGGTTTATGCAGATATCTTTGATGTCTATAGCGGAAAACCTATTGAAGAGGGGATGAAAAGCGTTGCCTTAACTGTTACCTATCGATCCGACGAAAGGACCTTGGATGATGCGACAGTTGATGGCTTTCACGAAAAAATAGTAAATGCGCTGATGTCTCGCTTCGGCGGTCGATATCGGGAAGGGAAAGGGTAA
- a CDS encoding nucleotidyltransferase substrate binding protein, producing MNEDIRWKQRFSNYQKALRQLQKFIDKGELSELEEQGLIKSFEYTYELAWNTIKDFLEFQGHSDIFGSRDAFRKAFQLGIIEDGAIWMDMIKSRNRTTHTYNEETANEISRTVISVYFDAFKKLHEKLEGFFNK from the coding sequence ATGAACGAAGATATACGATGGAAACAGCGTTTTTCGAATTACCAGAAAGCTCTGCGGCAGTTACAGAAATTTATAGATAAAGGTGAGCTGTCCGAACTTGAAGAGCAGGGGCTCATCAAATCCTTTGAATATACCTACGAACTTGCGTGGAATACAATAAAGGATTTTCTTGAGTTCCAAGGCCATTCCGATATATTCGGTTCACGGGATGCTTTCCGGAAGGCATTTCAGTTGGGGATTATAGAGGACGGTGCGATCTGGATGGATATGATTAAAAGCAGAAACAGAACAACGCACACGTATAACGAAGAAACGGCAAATGAAATAAGTAGAACAGTTATTTCCGTTTACTTTGATGCCTTTAAAAAATTGCATGAAAAACTTGAAGGGTTTTTTAATAAATAA
- a CDS encoding isoprenyl transferase, translating into MDETRYPEPLPQHVAIIMDGNGRWAQKRHRPRLFGHKAGADSVRVAVETAREVGIRHLTLYAFSTENWQRPGLEVKGLMGLLKNYLKSELDNMKKNGVRLECFGQKYRLPDDVRDMLDKVIAETKECSKLRLNLCLSYGSRAEMIGAMQEIGRKCAAGELQPEDIDDQLFSNHLYSTGQPDPDLLIRTSGEQRLSNFLLWQLSYAELYFTDVKWPEFRRDQFLEALEQYAGRQRRFGKTGAQTEVA; encoded by the coding sequence ATGGATGAAACTCGTTATCCTGAGCCGTTGCCCCAACATGTGGCCATTATCATGGATGGTAATGGCCGCTGGGCCCAAAAACGGCATCGTCCCCGCCTGTTTGGTCATAAGGCGGGAGCGGATTCTGTTCGTGTAGCTGTTGAGACCGCTCGTGAGGTCGGGATCAGGCATCTGACCCTGTATGCCTTTTCCACAGAGAATTGGCAGCGCCCTGGCCTGGAAGTGAAGGGACTCATGGGGCTACTGAAGAATTACTTGAAGTCCGAGTTGGACAATATGAAGAAAAACGGCGTACGACTGGAGTGCTTTGGCCAGAAGTATCGCCTCCCGGATGATGTTCGGGATATGCTGGATAAAGTCATTGCTGAAACAAAGGAATGCAGCAAACTGCGCCTGAATCTCTGTCTCAGCTACGGTTCTCGGGCGGAGATGATTGGGGCTATGCAGGAGATAGGCCGTAAATGTGCGGCTGGTGAGCTGCAACCTGAAGATATTGATGATCAGCTCTTCAGTAATCATCTCTATTCCACAGGGCAGCCAGACCCAGACCTGCTGATCAGAACCAGCGGAGAGCAACGGCTATCCAATTTCCTCCTCTGGCAGCTTTCCTATGCAGAGCTGTATTTCACTGATGTGAAATGGCCGGAATTTCGTAGAGACCAGTTTCTAGAGGCCTTGGAGCAGTACGCAGGACGTCAGAGACGCTTTGGGAAGACTGGAGCGCAGACAGAGGTCGCCTGA
- a CDS encoding nucleotidyltransferase domain-containing protein, with amino-acid sequence MKYGLSEEVLKKIKAVFGKFSEIEEAILYGSRAKGNYKPGSDIDIAFKGEKLHLQLLNTIDTELDELLLPYIFDLSIYDHISNNDLLAHIQRVGKAVYKKHKNNSAQ; translated from the coding sequence ATGAAATATGGTCTTTCAGAGGAAGTCCTCAAGAAAATAAAAGCAGTCTTCGGAAAATTTTCAGAAATCGAAGAGGCAATTCTGTACGGCTCCCGTGCAAAAGGCAATTATAAACCCGGCTCGGATATTGATATAGCATTCAAGGGTGAAAAATTACATTTGCAGTTGTTGAATACCATTGATACAGAACTGGACGAACTGCTCTTGCCGTATATTTTTGATCTTTCCATCTACGATCATATAAGCAATAACGATTTACTCGCGCATATTCAGCGAGTCGGAAAAGCAGTATATAAAAAGCACAAAAATAATTCCGCACAATAG
- the infC gene encoding translation initiation factor IF-3, whose amino-acid sequence MYWYWINQEDPNIKRRGRKLPQKQQEIKSRINESIRYPEVRLVGVDGEQIGIVPTAKARQMAEEQGYDLVEVSDKAKPPVCRIMNYDKYRYELKKKQQEAKKKQTVIETKEVKFRPKTEEHDLNFKIKNILKFLEKKNKVKVTMQFRGREIIYAQSVGLEAIRKIADSLREECIIVQEPKLEGRQLVMIVGPKN is encoded by the coding sequence CTGTATTGGTATTGGATTAATCAGGAGGATCCGAACATTAAACGAAGAGGCAGAAAACTTCCGCAGAAGCAGCAAGAGATTAAGTCCAGGATTAACGAGTCAATTCGCTATCCCGAAGTACGATTAGTCGGAGTAGATGGTGAGCAGATTGGCATTGTTCCTACAGCAAAGGCACGCCAGATGGCTGAGGAACAGGGATATGATCTGGTTGAAGTCTCAGATAAGGCCAAACCTCCGGTTTGTCGTATAATGAATTATGATAAATACCGGTATGAGCTGAAAAAGAAACAGCAAGAAGCGAAGAAAAAACAGACGGTTATCGAGACTAAAGAAGTTAAGTTCCGTCCCAAGACTGAAGAGCACGACTTGAATTTCAAGATCAAGAATATACTGAAATTTCTTGAGAAGAAAAATAAGGTCAAAGTGACGATGCAGTTTCGGGGGAGAGAGATTATTTACGCCCAATCTGTTGGCCTTGAAGCTATTCGAAAAATTGCCGACAGCCTGCGCGAAGAGTGTATTATTGTGCAGGAACCGAAATTGGAAGGACGGCAGCTTGTTATGATTGTCGGCCCGAAAAACTGA
- the frr gene encoding ribosome recycling factor, whose protein sequence is MSNAVVEQARENMEERIDSLKRELTKIRTGRASRNLLDGIKVNAYGSTMPIDQVGTITVPESRMIVIQPWDPQMLAVLEKAIMTSDVGLTPANDGKVIRLNIPQLTEERRKELVKQVKKIAEEYKVGIRNERRDANDFFKKQKNDKEISEDDMFRYQDDVQKVTDEFIVRIDEIIAGKEKEVMEV, encoded by the coding sequence ATGTCAAATGCGGTAGTAGAGCAGGCAAGAGAGAATATGGAGGAGAGAATCGACTCTCTGAAACGGGAGCTGACCAAGATCCGAACCGGGCGTGCCTCTCGCAATTTACTGGATGGTATTAAAGTGAATGCCTACGGCTCCACCATGCCTATCGATCAGGTCGGTACAATCACCGTTCCTGAAAGCCGGATGATTGTCATTCAGCCCTGGGACCCGCAGATGCTGGCCGTACTGGAAAAAGCCATCATGACCTCAGATGTCGGCCTGACGCCAGCCAATGACGGTAAAGTCATTCGCCTGAATATTCCCCAGCTCACTGAAGAGCGACGTAAGGAGCTGGTTAAACAGGTCAAGAAGATTGCTGAGGAGTACAAGGTCGGCATACGCAACGAGCGGCGTGATGCCAATGATTTCTTTAAAAAGCAGAAAAATGATAAGGAAATTTCCGAAGACGATATGTTCCGTTATCAGGATGATGTACAAAAGGTCACTGATGAGTTCATTGTCCGAATTGATGAGATCATAGCAGGGAAAGAAAAAGAGGTTATGGAGGTATAA
- the rplT gene encoding 50S ribosomal protein L20, with translation MPRVTRGFKARRRRNKVLKLAKGYRGGRSRLYRSAAEAVDRALCYAYRDRRTNKRNFRRLWITRISAAAQMNDTSYSKLIHALNQSGIELDRKVLSNLAIVDPSAFTQVVKAAGLEAAA, from the coding sequence ATGCCACGCGTCACACGCGGGTTCAAGGCCCGCCGCAGAAGAAATAAAGTTTTAAAACTGGCCAAGGGATACCGTGGTGGCCGGAGTCGTCTGTATCGCTCAGCAGCTGAAGCTGTTGATCGTGCATTGTGCTATGCTTATCGGGATAGAAGAACCAATAAGCGTAATTTCCGTCGTCTGTGGATCACCCGTATCAGTGCAGCTGCACAGATGAATGATACCAGCTACAGCAAGCTGATTCATGCTTTGAATCAGTCCGGCATTGAGCTTGACCGTAAGGTCCTGTCCAATCTTGCTATTGTAGATCCGAGCGCATTCACCCAGGTGGTTAAAGCTGCTGGCCTTGAGGCTGCTGCCTGA